The Montipora foliosa isolate CH-2021 chromosome 1, ASM3666993v2, whole genome shotgun sequence DNA segment TTACTTGATGAAGACACTTGCTCAGCTTCTTTGCCTTGTGCCAAATATCAAGAGAGTGAAACAGTTCCACCAACTGTGGAAATTTCTCTACCAAACCAAAACAAGCTATTATTAGCTAACAGGCCCTTTGCACAATCCGATCACATGGCATGGAATTCATTGTGCTGGGATGCAAGTAACACAGAGGGACTTTCAAAACAAGGAAGTCAGGCTCGGCTGGTAACATGTAACACATGACCGGATCATGCAAAGGGCCTATTAGCAATGAAGCTCTCTCTCATTGTTGTTTATCAATAGTTATAATTTTTGAGCCAGAAGCCCCAATGGCACTGATCAAATCCAGGTATCTTTAATTCATTGATGAACATACACTGTGACTGTTGACTATTTAATATACAGACTATTGACCAGCTGCTGGGTTTATCTGGGTATTCAATGTCAAAGAACATTGGATACATGTATTTAGAGTCAAGGCCACTAAGGGCAGCCATCCCAAGCAATGAGAATAAAGGGATTCAACACTTCGCTGATAAGATGCTCGAGATTAGAATATGCAAATAACATAAGCATACCTTTCATATCACGCACAAGCTTCATAATTGATGAAGAAGCATCTGTTGCAAGCTCACTGAAGGGGAGGACACTAGCCATCTTCTCCAGAAGTCGTCTCAAACCTTCTTTCTCCATGACAACAGAGTTGCCCCCTGTCTCCCTTTTATCTACAACTGCCATGTCCACAACTACTTTGCTGGCATGCTCCATTAGCATGTAGACACAGTACCTTGCACTGTGTCCTGGAGAGTCATTCCTGCCATCACCACACAAACACAAGTCGTCATACTGTTGAAGAATACCAGTTATCAAAGAGTTCATTTCATCCCAAATCTCCTTAACCACAGGGGCTGCACAGTGCTTCTGGAATCTTGTAAATGTGTTCCTGCTGATAATACTTAATCCAAGGGCTTTACATAACAGGGTAAATTTGCTATAGTTATTCCCAGAAATGATTATTGCTGCTACAAATAGGGAATCATTCAGGAAAAACTCTACATTGTTCTTCACTCCTAAGACTTCTGATGACACCCATTTCTGGCAATGTCCATTCTTGCATTTGCGAATGATTTCAACCCTGGACCCAATGGTCTTCACCTCTTCCTTAAAATGAAGTCCCTCACCACAGAGGGCACATTTGTCTTCCGAAAGTTCCACAAGCTTATTGATGGAGACCATAACTCTCATTCGTGAGTGAAGGGCTAAGAATGTTTCGAGATCACCTTTGCTAGTAAGCTGCTGGAAAGCATCCTCTAGCTTCTTAAGAATTTCAGCTTGATGTTTCTCTGCTGGTTTGGTAGTTTCCTCTGGCTGGGGCATGCTTACTTCTTGTTCAAGGGCCTCGGTGACCGTCGGACTTCCAGCAGCGCCACAAATATGGTTGGTATCATCATCTGCATGTATGTAGTAAGGTTGAGGGGCTTCAGACACAACACAAGGGGCTACAGCAGCAGTAGGAACACAGCTGGAATCATCTTCAGCAGCATAAGAAGGATCAACCATTGTAAGGGTTCTTTCATCTTCCTCACTGCTGATATCCATGCTGTGAATAAGCAACATAATATGATTATAATATTGATTGCTATAATGTACACCACCCCCTCCGCACCAAACCCCCTTCATGAGGAATTGCAGAGCAGCTCTGTACTGTGTGACATATGGTAACATATGGCCTATCTTCAAGCATGCATACATCTAATATGCAGGATTAAAAAGCCTTCATTTAAATTAAGATTATATATTTGCATTTTCACAAACTGGTGTTTGCATACTAACTTCAATCATTGACAGTTGACCCTACTCACTTTTCACCAAACAGCTGTGTAACATCAGGATGCTCAGGACTGCCATAGCTATCAAGATGCCATTCGTCATAATCACTGTGGTCATCGCTGAGTTCATCACTGGATGTGTCTCTCCTGTTAAGATCTTCCACAATGATGTTCACTCTGTACACAAAAGTACATTGAAATCTTGTGAAATTTTGACAATGAAATATAAATTCGATAATGGTTGAATGTATGGGACATACAGTTCATTTACTACAAATCATGATATGAATTGTTGGCATTTTTATCAGGTGCTCCATTCTAGGGCCTCTGATCATGGGAGTGGTCTCTAAGTAACATTACACATGTCATACCTATAGCTGAGCATCAGGTACTACATAATTGACACCCACAACAGGTTATGGTTTCAACTTTGATCAACATTCATTGTTTTCTGAGGCTTTCTTGGTGCAAAAATCATCTTCTATTTGCtttatacaaaaaaataattgattctCTATCAAACAGAGTATTTGTACACCAAGATATCTCTTGCATGCATATAACTAAGAAAAATACACAAAAGGAAAGACCTTTACATCGTCCATGTAGCTGTAGCCATTAAAATTAGAAACAGGCAAAATTGAGAAATGACTTAAAATCTGCATTGGTATTCTTTTATCACTGGTATACAGAAAAATACTGACCCCCCTTTCCCCCGGCTCCCAGGAAATTCTAATCCTTTCTGTGGGGGTGGTATGGATATTGTATGGAACTGTATATCACACGGTTAAAAATACAACAATCGTAGAATTGATACAATATTACAACTGGGAGCTTGAAGATATGAATAATAAATTTTATCATTTAATGCatgtttttcttcctttccatTACCTAGGAGCCCACCATGTAACCTACCAATAAATGCCTACAGAtaatggtatactcgtgaatGCACAGCAACCTCTCAttgtgttttgctgcaaataatattgctCATGGGTggtcgaatgataaaacaattattgaacttgGCTATTGCAAAACATCATTATTTGTCAGTGTCACTCAGATCTATCATTTGCCCCGCCTTCGGCTTCAGAAAAATAACTGCTTTGCTCACCACTGACAAAACACAATATTTTGCTCACCCTCATCCAATTATTTTTAAACATTCTACTCGCTGTGCTTGTCACATTGTTTTTACCACATATGACTTTGTGCACATTGCTATCCCATTTCTATACATACGTTTGCTCCAAGTCAGGAAAAGGATGATCatcaaaaatacatgtaggctCAACTGATACATCAGAGTCTTCTTCAGATAGGCTGTCATCAATTGCAAACCCACCAGCAGAGAATGGGTTGCCAGTGAAACTGTTATTGGTCTGGTCAAACAGTTTACTTCTTGAATGCCCTGGATCTGGTTCTCTCTGTTTCCCCAAGTCCGATATCCCCGTGACATCAACACAACTTAAGTGTGACTCACCAGCAAGATTTGCACGAATGGGAGTAGAAAACAAGGGAACTGGATCTAGGGTAAACCAGCAAATATGTTCGTAAATGACCTATTCAtaggaataaaaattaatttcctcaaaacaacacaaaattaaACTACATGGAAAACAACAAGAATATTACAGATTCATCAAATAAATATAGACACAAAAATTTAATCCAAGCTTAGGTAACAGTATGTTTCTAAGCTTGTATAGGCTTACAAGATTACGTGGGACTACCAGTAATAAAAAGAACTTACTTACTTGTATCATTATCTTCTTCACAAGACAGAGATAAATTTACCTCTGCAGATTCATGAATGGTGTTTGATCTaataaggaaaggaaaaaatcaaatacAATACTGCCTGGAGAAGTGTATCGgcaacacaaaggaaaataattttaagtaaCAAGTGGAACAAGTGGTGTACATGTGCACCAATTATGTACTGTAGCTGTTGAGCAGCAAACCTCACCTTCCACGATGTAACAGGAATTCTGCAAACTCACTGTCTGTGCGTTGTGAAAGTCCCAGAGCTTCTTTTCTATCCCTCCAGAGATTAAAAACAGATTCCCTCAACGGAATCGACTTCAAAGAGCCAGGCAACTTTGGTCTTCCAACACGACGGCGTGTAATGGCCGCCATTTCGTCATACACACACAGTCTTCACAGAACAAAATTTACGAATATATACAGAATATTTACAAAATACTTTCAGAAATATAAAAAGTGACAACAAGAGAAAGTTTTTCCAGCAAGAGAATGAACAATATTCCAAGGATTGCTTTGGGAAAAAGCGATGCAAGTCTGCTTCGAAGAATTCGGTAATTTCGTGTAACACGAAATTCAGGATCAAAGTATCACGGCGCGCAATGCATCAAGGgtgaaaatgggcctttaaACTCCTGAATACAGTACAATCAACAATGCCTGATTAACTATCCCCAAACTCCCACTAAATCATTCGTTTCCTCCAGTACATAATTCAACAACGCAACAAGACTCTTAATTCGATTTTAATAACGTAACAGAATTTTAAAcacaatttttgtttgcattgaaGACAATTTCTACAACTGCAGTTCCGTGATAATTTGCGTTTCAGAATTTTATCGGCTTGTCAACTCCTCTAACAGTAAAAGTTTTTCTGCCACGTCAGATTCTGACAGCGAAGAAATTTCTCCTTCAAAGATGCTGTTCAAAACACTTTGAAATGCCgttaaattaaataacaatcttCGCACAGACTTGTTTAGTACaattacagtactgtgcaaaaagaatgcaaacgaatttcgcTACTTTTCGACGAAATATAACGAAATTTCGGGCGAAACGAATTTTCGTGCAAACTTCCTCGAATTTTCGAAATGCCTATTGTTTCAGTAAAAGCGAAAATTCGCGTAACTTTCGCAACGGCCGCGCGAATTTTGAAGCGAAATTTCGTTGCAACATAGCCAAATTTCGAGTGCTTATCGAAAATTCGCAGTGAGCATTTGCCTTTTACATTTCAGTTAACGTTCGAAAAAGGCCCGTCGAAGCCTTCATAAGTGATCACCCTGGGAATTTGTGAGAGGCGATTTTCGTATTAAAGCGACCAAAATTCAATATAAACAATCGAGGGTGGTTGCTAACAAGAGCTTTCAGCGAAAGTCTGTGGGAATTTTAAATTGTTATTGATGGTAAAAAAGATTTACGTTTGTGAATGCACCTATTAAAAACTGGACCGGAATGGTCGCTTATTTGTTGACTTAATTTGTTGAATGGTAAACAACGTGATACTTGCGTGACTTGAACAGTTTCATTCACGTCGTGTTTACACGTAAGGTTGAGAGaagagtacagttgttgataccattcattcattaaaatgCGAAACGCTAACCGACACATTTTCAAGGTAATACGATATTTCGATTAGGTTCttgaattttcgtttcagtacgtacaaactccaaccgaaatttcgttTTCAGATTAGCGAATTTTCATCCTGTGTTCGAATTTTTGTGCGGCTCAGCAAAATTTCTTCGAAATTTAGGCCGAAAAATCACACTTCTTCCTCCGAAATTTCGAGAGAACATTCTTTTTGCATAGTACTGTACTAGATCTCATAGTATACCCACACCTATCACAGTGTACTATTTTTCCCGTCGAGGGTTGGAGAACTCTTCGTGAACAATACTTATTTAAACAATGAATGAATATTTCAACTGCCTGAACTGAGTGAATAATAGACACTTTCACTGTTACTTCGTTACAGTCTACTGTCTTCAAATCTTCCTCGGAAACAAACACCTTTGAAAGGGTCTCATCAGCAATTTCTGTTACTACTGAACGTACCGTGGTAGAAAGTTTCTTCTTTCCGGCCCAAGAACGCACTTGAACAGGGGTAATACAATAAACTTTCCCGTTTTCAATCATTGGAATATGCTGTTCCCATATATCCACAACTACAATTCCAGTAGAATCTGCAAACGTAGTCTCCGCCAGCTTCAACTGCTTTGCACCAATCGTTGAAATGTCCCCAACACTTACAACTTTGCCGCTCAATGTGACATTATCCCATTCATTCGAACGACTAAATATGTCTTCAGTTGACAGGAGCTGCATATACGGCAGGCTCTCTTTGAACTGAAATGAATACTCCGTTTGTCCAGGTACCGATATCTTGGTCATGTTATTTATAATCTTCTCACCATCTGAAGTGTACGTAAAACGTTGAATCTTTACAGGCGTACGACATTTCTCGCTATCCATCAACAGCGGCCTTTGTGTTTAGAGTAAAGCAACGCTTCTTGCACCGGCTCATCTTTCGTTTGTTAAAAAAGTGGAGATTACTCAatagtttttttcttgttacaTTTTACCGGAGACAACTGATGCACATCGGCTATAATCGTTTCGTTGCCTGAACGCCTTGGTGGTGTAGTTGGCGCAGCAATTATTCCACTTGCTGTTGCCTCCATTGAAAGTTTCGTCGCCTTTGCTGAACTTATCATGCCATGCTTTTCGATGAACTTGTTGTTCTCCTCATTGAACTTGCTGAGCTCCTTGAATTTCCCACGCTCCTAGCAGTTGCGGGAGACCTGAAACTCGCCATCGAAAATGTTTTCATCCACCCCCTGCCGACCCTGTATTTATATCAGATGGTGTGACCGGATCGAAAATCCAAGGCTCGAAATTTACTCATCTTTGATTGGCTAACCTAAACTTGGCCAAAGTTCAAAAGCCATCTCGTCCTTCTGATAGGTGCTTTTCGTAAGTAACTAGAGGTGGTCGGTTACAAGAGTGCTTGCAAGATTCTAACTATTAGCCCTTAAACTTAAAGCccccacatgtacgcattgcggacctatttttggAAAAGGTGGCTGCTCAGATTTTTGGTTAAAAACAGGCGACAGGGGGGGCTCCATCAAGAGATGGCTGTACAAAatctatgatttaaatgttggtttgcacctataagagcaaacgaaagttagtttagggg contains these protein-coding regions:
- the LOC137980991 gene encoding uncharacterized protein, with protein sequence MDISSEEDERTLTMVDPSYAAEDDSSCVPTAAVAPCVVSEAPQPYYIHADDDTNHICGAAGSPTVTEALEQEVSMPQPEETTKPAEKHQAEILKKLEDAFQQLTSKGDLETFLALHSRMRVMVSINKLVELSEDKCALCGEGLHFKEEVKTIGSRVEIIRKCKNGHCQKWVSSEVLGVKNNVEFFLNDSLFVAAIIISGNNYSKFTLLCKALGLSIISRNTFTRFQKHCAAPVVKEIWDEMNSLITGILQQYDDLCLCGDGRNDSPGHSARYCVYMLMEHASKVVVDMAVVDKRETGGNSVVMEKEGLRRLLEKMASVLPFSELATDASSSIMKLVRDMKEKFPQLVELFHSLDIWHKAKKLSKCLHQAARIRGCETLKEWIDDIVNHFWFCCQSCDGSVDELKETWFGVLHHVCGEHEWAGGACKHSPDETGTSGKTYLAKSSKALTALREVVLDKKWLNNLEFYVRFRHTSVLESYNSMLTKYAPKRMAFEYPYFIMRIMLAAIDHNMHLSRGKQVGIGVWVSKNMGFYETVLFFSGNTHSFNTRN